The following proteins come from a genomic window of Nocardioides albertanoniae:
- a CDS encoding FAS1-like dehydratase domain-containing protein, which yields MAVDGSLVGRVFPPTRPYRVTEEKVREFAAASGLGWESGDQVPATFPIVLAFDAMNAFLDDVEVELSRIVHGEQKFSYARPIAPGDVLTTSLSVATLRQIGGNDIIGTVSAITDEAGALVCTTSATLVHRAAEVA from the coding sequence ATGGCAGTCGATGGGTCGCTCGTAGGGCGCGTGTTTCCTCCGACCAGGCCCTATCGGGTCACCGAGGAGAAGGTGCGGGAGTTCGCTGCCGCCTCCGGTCTGGGCTGGGAGAGCGGCGACCAGGTGCCGGCGACGTTCCCGATCGTGCTCGCCTTCGACGCGATGAACGCCTTCCTCGACGATGTCGAGGTCGAGCTGTCCCGGATCGTGCACGGCGAGCAGAAGTTCTCCTACGCCCGGCCGATCGCGCCCGGCGACGTGCTCACCACCTCCCTGAGCGTCGCGACGCTGCGCCAGATCGGCGGCAACGACATCATCGGCACCGTCTCGGCGATCACCGACGAGGCTGGCGCGCTCGTGTGCACCACCTCGGCCACTCTGGTCCACCGAGCGGCGGAGGTCGCGTGA
- a CDS encoding UDP-N-acetylmuramate dehydrogenase: MPENVPENVPENLAEHTTFHLGGPAAEFVTATTETEIIEAVTAADEAGKNVLVLGGGSNLIVADAGFPGTVIKLATTGVVAETVEGGVRVTVAAGEAWDEFVATAVDKGWSGVEALSGIPGSVGATPIQNVGAYGQDVSQTIESVKVFDRGLRELRTFTAEECRFGYRWSLFKADPGSSVVLEVTFRLGTDGETGSPIAYAQLAGALGVEQGTRVPSKHIREAVLDLRSSKGMVIDEADHDTWSAGSFFTNPVVSPDDVPEGAPAYPQPDGSVKTSAAWLIDHAGFKKGHAPAGLEGRVSLSTKHTLALTNRGNGTTEDLLVLAREIRDGVEAAYGIVLVNEPVMLGVRL; this comes from the coding sequence GTGCCTGAGAACGTGCCTGAGAACGTGCCTGAGAACCTCGCCGAACACACCACCTTCCACCTCGGCGGCCCGGCGGCCGAGTTCGTCACCGCGACGACCGAGACGGAGATCATCGAGGCGGTCACGGCCGCCGACGAAGCCGGCAAGAACGTGCTCGTGCTGGGCGGCGGGAGCAACCTGATCGTCGCCGACGCCGGGTTCCCCGGCACCGTCATCAAGCTCGCGACCACCGGTGTGGTGGCGGAGACGGTCGAGGGCGGCGTACGCGTGACCGTGGCGGCAGGGGAGGCCTGGGACGAGTTCGTGGCGACCGCCGTCGACAAGGGCTGGAGCGGCGTCGAGGCGCTCTCGGGCATCCCCGGCAGCGTCGGCGCCACCCCGATCCAGAACGTCGGTGCCTACGGCCAAGACGTGTCGCAGACCATCGAGAGCGTCAAGGTCTTCGACCGTGGGCTGCGCGAGCTGCGTACGTTCACCGCGGAGGAGTGCCGGTTCGGCTACCGCTGGTCGCTCTTCAAGGCAGACCCGGGCAGCAGCGTGGTCCTCGAGGTCACCTTCCGGCTGGGCACCGACGGCGAGACCGGCTCGCCGATCGCCTACGCCCAGCTCGCCGGCGCCCTCGGTGTCGAGCAGGGCACCCGGGTGCCGTCCAAGCACATCCGCGAGGCCGTGCTCGACCTGCGCAGCAGCAAGGGCATGGTCATCGACGAGGCCGACCACGACACCTGGTCGGCGGGCTCGTTCTTCACCAACCCGGTGGTCTCGCCCGACGACGTGCCCGAGGGCGCCCCCGCCTACCCCCAGCCCGACGGCTCGGTGAAGACGTCCGCCGCCTGGCTCATCGACCACGCGGGCTTCAAGAAGGGCCACGCCCCGGCCGGCCTGGAAGGCCGGGTCTCCCTCTCGACCAAGCACACGCTCGCCCTCACCAACCGCGGCAACGGCACCACCGAGGATCTCCTCGTCCTGGCGAGGGAGATCCGCGACGGCGTCGAGGCGGCGTACGGCATCGTGCTGGTCAACGAACCCGTCATGCTCGGCGTACGCCTCTGA
- a CDS encoding MaoC/PaaZ C-terminal domain-containing protein codes for MALEAGAELAPKTYPITRASLVRYAGASGDFNPIHWSDRVATAVGLPGVIAHGMFTMALVARAVAEWTDGAEVVDLGAKFTNPVVVPDDDEGTAVTVDGTVKSVDDGLVTIQLTVTSGDQKVLGMPKVTVRA; via the coding sequence ATGGCGCTCGAAGCAGGCGCCGAGCTGGCCCCGAAGACCTATCCGATCACCCGAGCGTCGCTGGTGCGCTACGCCGGTGCGAGCGGCGACTTCAACCCGATCCACTGGTCCGACCGGGTGGCCACCGCGGTCGGTCTGCCCGGCGTGATCGCTCACGGCATGTTCACCATGGCCCTGGTCGCCCGCGCGGTCGCGGAGTGGACCGACGGTGCCGAGGTCGTCGACCTGGGCGCCAAGTTCACCAACCCGGTCGTCGTGCCCGATGACGACGAGGGCACCGCGGTCACGGTCGACGGCACGGTCAAGTCGGTCGACGACGGGCTCGTGACCATCCAGCTCACCGTGACCAGCGGCGACCAGAAGGTCCTCGGTATGCCGAAGGTGACCGTGCGTGCCTGA
- the rpmG gene encoding 50S ribosomal protein L33, translating into MASKSSDVRPKITLACTECKERNYISKKNRRNDPDRIELNKYCPRCRKHTAHRETR; encoded by the coding sequence GTGGCCAGCAAGAGCAGCGACGTTCGCCCGAAGATCACCCTCGCTTGCACCGAGTGCAAGGAGCGGAACTACATCTCGAAGAAGAACCGTCGGAACGACCCCGACCGCATCGAGCTCAACAAGTACTGCCCGCGTTGCCGCAAGCACACCGCGCACCGCGAGACCCGCTGA